The Dasypus novemcinctus isolate mDasNov1 chromosome 20, mDasNov1.1.hap2, whole genome shotgun sequence genome segment AATGATAAACTAGattaaaatacaaagaacaaaataGGTGAAAGTACAGTAAAACACAacaggaaggagggagaagagagaaaacaatatCTTCAGGTTGTGAAGACTACTGCTCCTTAAAATTCTCTGAGAATAAATTTCCGTCTTGAGTTCAGATGGTGAGCTGGAAGAGGAAGACATGGATCACaagcattgttttgttttgtttattggaaaaaataaacccACGGGGATTGTGCAGCAGGGGCTATCAAAACGTTAAAAAGTCTGGTGACATCGGGTGTCCTAAACCGAGGGGTTCTTGGGGTTGGACTCTCTTGCTTCTGTGAGAGAACCTTTTCGTCTGTGCCAGCCGGCGAGGGCTCTCGGTGGCCTGCTCGGGGTCCTGCCTTCCCGGGAGAGAGGAGAAGACCTGCTGCCTGAGCCAGCGGAAGACCCACCCCAAGTTCAGGCAGGAGAGGGCCCGCGGGCTGGCGGGAGGGTCCCCGTTTTCAGACTGACTGGAGGCGTCTGAGGAGATCTCCGTTGTGCTTGTCCTCTGACTTACCACCTGCCAAGGAAACGAGTGGTGCGTTAGACACATCACCTGGACAGCAGCGGTGACCGCGCATACCCGTGTATGGAGCCCAAACCCTTTGACCAAAAATAGCCCCGTTGTAAGTGCAAAGTTTAAATATCGGGGAAAATTGGTCCTGAGGTTTAGGTCGTTTCTTTGCTTTCCCACCGTCTGCTTTCCCTCGGCTCTGCCCTGGAGAGCTCCTTCCCTGGCGGCCTCTCCCGCTTCCCGCCCTGCAGGTGCGGGGTCTTGGCCTTGAGCAGGGCGCATGCCCCGTGCTCCACAGCCCCGgggcccacccctgccctgccctgcagtGCCTCCTCGGGCTGGGGCTCACCTCAGCCAGCTCCAGCTCCCGAGGCCCTGGAGGAAGGCGGGGAGCCTGGATGGCGCCTGCGCTTCCTGGCGGCCTGACGCTGGGTACGTCCTGACAGGACTCCGGCTCCTGACAGCCGGCCTGAGCCGCATCTGGCGGGGGGCCGCTGGGCGGCGGCAGCTCCTCCTCCGCAGCGGACCTGCAGGACACGGATgtgtcgtcgtcgtcgtcgttcTGACCTTCTAGGAACTCCTCGAGCGTCTGCACGAGGCTGTCCAGTTTGCTGAGGGTCAGGTGCGTCTCCGCCTCTGGGGACCTGTCCGCCCACGGGTGGTCTCCGTCCAGGCCCTGATCTGCCGACGAGTCCATGTCCACGTCCCAGGCCAGGGTGATGCGGAGTTGGCAGACCTGCTCTGGTTCGTCCCGATCTTGGTCTCGTCTCCCCACGGGTCTCCCTGTGGTTTTGGTCCACCAGGTCCCTTGGATGGGCGGGAGGAAGGAAGGCGAAAGCCCCTCAGGGGGCTTGTCATCTTGGGGGGCcggctcctcctccaggaaggcgTCCTCGCACGGGAAGTAGGCTACCGAGAGGCTCAGGGTGGATGCGGAGCTGCTGCTGTCCTGGTCGGCGGAGCCGCTGTCGGAGGACGCCATGAGGCCGCGGCCTGCCTCCCGCAGCCGCGTCTCCTTTGCTTCAGGAAGCTTCAGAAGGAAGAAAACggtgggtggggagagaggagaggcccatGGCACGTTAGCTATAGCATCGTCTGCTCCTTTTTCTGTCCCTAATGGGATAGTTCATTCTATTTTTGTAATCTTCAAGGAAAGACAGACCAGGCCAGACCAGGCAGCCATCTCCCTTTAAAAACCCACttcattttataataaaactGTCTACTAAGCATGTCCACCTGCAACCATTCAAGAATCAAGATGATtgcataaaattagaaaaatactgAAAGGTATAAAAGCGAAAATAAAGACCACTGTGACCAGAGGTAACGTTAACTACCATAAAAGGCTCCCAGCACctattttctttatgtaatacatatgtatacatacacgTAAACATACGCAGATGTACCCACATACACAAAAATGCGTACATGTGTATCAAAATCATTGCTAAAATTGAGATTGTTACATTGTGCGGCATAACCAGACAGTAAACCCATATCTGGCTATTCTGTGATTTTTAACTACTTCCTTGTCAGTGACCGTTTGGTGGTGACAGTTTCGATAAATGGCTGGTAAACTCCTGGCCCCTCAGTCCTGAGTTACAGTGCCTCTCGTTCCATTCCTGTAAGAGGGACTGAGGGATCAAAGGCTCCTGCTAGCTGATGCCACGCTGCTTTCCAGCGAGGCCCTAGCCCCTGAGCTGCCCACCCTCCCAGACCTGCTGCCGCTGCTCACATCCAGCTCTTCCTGTGGTGCTCTGTGGGGGCAGAAGGGACACACGCACAAGTTGGCGTCTCTGCCGGGCCCTGCTCTGGTGGCTGCGCACTCCCAAGGCGCAGACGGGGGTATTAGAAAGCCTCAGAGTCTCCGGGATGGGAAGCCCAACTGTCGGAAGCCCGCGTTCTGTGGCAGTTGGTTACCATGGCAAACCCCCACCCCCTTAACCAGAAGCTTGGacggggagg includes the following:
- the C20H12orf71 gene encoding uncharacterized protein C12orf71 homolog; translation: MASSDSGSADQDSSSSASTLSLSVAYFPCEDAFLEEEPAPQDDKPPEGLSPSFLPPIQGTWWTKTTGRPVGRRDQDRDEPEQVCQLRITLAWDVDMDSSADQGLDGDHPWADRSPEAETHLTLSKLDSLVQTLEEFLEGQNDDDDDTSVSCRSAAEEELPPPSGPPPDAAQAGCQEPESCQDVPSVRPPGSAGAIQAPRLPPGPRELELAEVVSQRTSTTEISSDASSQSENGDPPASPRALSCLNLGWVFRWLRQQVFSSLPGRQDPEQATESPRRLAQTKRFSHRSKRVQPQEPLGLGHPMSPDFLTF